In one window of Pseudoalteromonas sp. GCY DNA:
- a CDS encoding WD40 repeat domain-containing protein — translation MKLAFYAMIVTLLILTGCSKRQTLEPTEQIQLTQLPVSLAQLSSDAALTLLLIDDHLLQVWDNQSQQLIKQIEGSKYQLTFRDALIAPSKRSILSISDTQLNIWQLHSNEVVSYPLPEFDSFIRVTKALWSSDEQFIALGYNDGGVLLLSLDEQTITRIKLHESSITHLIFNRNLTSLYSASLDGHAKRLELQSKKITVDYELPHRITSLALSQNENWLFVSDALQDQKFIDTRTGEPMLSLSYPQRFKFFRSAQFVAGDEFLLTTSSKEYISLWELASGKEIVSWPVAQLNLGSTVYDVHISDSNVLTTISSDGVLEKWALTPILFDY, via the coding sequence ATGAAACTCGCTTTTTACGCAATGATAGTCACTTTGCTTATCCTCACCGGATGTAGCAAAAGGCAAACTCTAGAGCCAACAGAGCAAATACAATTGACTCAGTTGCCGGTTAGTCTCGCCCAACTTTCAAGTGACGCGGCGTTAACCTTACTACTCATTGACGATCATTTACTACAAGTATGGGATAACCAAAGCCAACAGCTCATTAAACAAATCGAAGGAAGTAAATACCAACTTACTTTTCGTGACGCTTTAATAGCGCCGAGCAAGCGAAGTATTTTGAGTATTTCGGACACCCAACTTAACATCTGGCAATTGCACTCAAACGAAGTTGTCAGTTATCCATTACCTGAATTTGACTCGTTCATTCGCGTTACCAAGGCCCTGTGGTCCAGTGACGAGCAGTTTATCGCCCTTGGCTACAATGACGGCGGCGTACTGCTTTTAAGTTTAGATGAGCAAACCATCACCAGAATAAAACTTCATGAAAGCAGCATTACACATTTGATTTTTAATCGTAACTTGACCTCGCTCTACTCGGCCTCTTTAGATGGTCACGCTAAAAGACTTGAGTTACAGAGTAAAAAAATCACCGTGGATTATGAGCTGCCTCATCGTATTACCAGTTTGGCATTATCACAAAATGAAAACTGGCTGTTCGTTTCAGACGCCCTGCAAGACCAAAAATTCATTGATACTCGTACAGGTGAGCCTATGTTGTCCCTATCCTACCCTCAGCGCTTCAAGTTTTTTCGTAGCGCGCAATTCGTAGCTGGCGACGAATTTCTACTAACAACCTCTTCCAAGGAGTATATTTCGCTATGGGAATTAGCGTCTGGAAAAGAGATTGTCAGTTGGCCAGTTGCACAACTGAATTTGGGCAGCACCGTTTATGATGTACACATCTCCGATAGCAATGTGCTCACAACGATAAGTTCAGACGGCGTATTGGAAAAGTGGGCATTAACACCTATTTTGTTTGATTATTAG
- a CDS encoding chitinase, protein MNSLKLATAVSLAITASQVMAMSPQPDPQNPNGYIVSRIELNNAQSAKTNNPMYAIWSKALETRDNAVVEAIAPGLASNPDNVKRAERVFGQTQWQFLTQMAAPEYTYTRFLRAIGKFPAFCGDYTDGRDADAICKRSIVTAFAHFAQETGGHIAKDNTSDNPLGLEEWQQALVHVREMGWSEGQAGYTTGCGQNDWQNRRWPCGAGQGYFGRGAKQLSYHFNYGAFSEVMFNGDATVLLNNPGLVADSWLNLASAIWFFLTPQAPKPAMLHVIDRTWTPSLRESEAGIGYGFGTTINIINGGIECGAQNKDKGQPVNRIRYWEGLSHYYNITIEADEENTCWQQTPYGSLNLDGATDVLYTNWEGDWAYYADRPGGYSFECKLVGYQTAYSALVPGDYEKCVTNFYQSHASWPEVRVVDDLPTNPTEPPVDGVLAWDADKVYLKGDRASYNGVIYEAKWWTKGNIPTADGSGPWLAVN, encoded by the coding sequence ATGAACAGTCTAAAATTAGCGACCGCAGTTTCGCTTGCCATAACTGCAAGTCAAGTGATGGCCATGAGTCCGCAACCCGATCCACAAAACCCCAATGGTTATATTGTTTCTCGAATAGAATTGAATAATGCCCAGAGCGCGAAGACCAACAACCCTATGTATGCGATTTGGTCTAAAGCACTGGAAACAAGAGATAATGCGGTTGTAGAGGCAATTGCGCCGGGGCTTGCCAGTAATCCAGATAATGTAAAAAGAGCTGAGCGGGTATTTGGTCAAACCCAGTGGCAATTTCTTACGCAAATGGCGGCGCCTGAATACACCTACACTCGTTTTTTGCGTGCTATTGGCAAGTTTCCCGCATTTTGTGGCGACTATACAGATGGCCGAGACGCCGACGCAATCTGTAAACGCTCAATCGTGACTGCATTTGCGCATTTTGCCCAAGAAACGGGGGGGCATATTGCCAAAGACAACACTTCTGATAACCCTCTCGGGTTAGAAGAGTGGCAACAAGCATTGGTTCATGTGCGTGAAATGGGTTGGTCAGAAGGGCAAGCTGGTTATACCACAGGGTGTGGACAAAATGACTGGCAAAACCGCCGCTGGCCATGTGGAGCGGGGCAAGGGTATTTTGGCCGAGGCGCTAAGCAGCTTTCATATCACTTCAACTATGGCGCATTTAGTGAAGTTATGTTTAATGGTGATGCAACAGTGCTACTAAATAACCCAGGTCTAGTAGCCGATTCTTGGCTAAATTTAGCGTCTGCAATTTGGTTTTTCTTAACGCCGCAAGCACCAAAACCTGCAATGTTACACGTTATTGATAGAACTTGGACACCATCATTGCGTGAAAGTGAGGCGGGGATTGGTTATGGCTTTGGTACCACGATTAATATTATTAATGGTGGTATTGAATGCGGCGCGCAAAATAAAGACAAAGGTCAGCCCGTTAACCGCATTCGTTATTGGGAAGGACTCTCGCATTATTACAACATCACCATTGAAGCTGATGAAGAAAATACCTGTTGGCAGCAAACACCATACGGTAGCTTAAACCTCGACGGCGCTACTGATGTCCTTTACACCAACTGGGAAGGTGATTGGGCTTATTATGCAGACCGCCCAGGAGGTTATTCATTTGAGTGTAAACTCGTGGGGTATCAAACAGCTTATTCAGCGCTTGTGCCAGGAGACTACGAAAAATGTGTGACAAATTTTTATCAATCACACGCAAGTTGGCCTGAAGTACGAGTTGTCGATGATTTACCAACCAACCCGACTGAACCGCCTGTTGACGGTGTACTCGCTTGGGATGCCGACAAGGTTTACTTAAAAGGTGATAGAGCGAGCTACAATGGTGTGATCTACGAAGCCAAGTGGTGGACCAAAGGAAATATCCCAACTGCCGATGGCTCGGGTCCTTGGTTAGCGGTTAACTAA
- a CDS encoding DUF2999 family protein yields the protein MNPIIALLKEHNISDEQIQAVFTQLTENPMMAMATIQQLGIPPEKLQQLMGLVMQNPALIKEAVNELGLDFEKVEAAKAQLKQ from the coding sequence ATGAACCCAATCATTGCATTACTTAAAGAGCACAATATTTCGGATGAACAGATCCAAGCGGTATTTACCCAGTTGACTGAAAATCCAATGATGGCGATGGCTACTATTCAGCAACTAGGTATTCCACCCGAAAAGCTTCAACAGTTGATGGGTTTGGTAATGCAAAATCCTGCATTGATCAAAGAAGCAGTTAACGAATTAGGTCTTGATTTTGAAAAGGTTGAGGCTGCAAAAGCACAGTTAAAGCAGTAG
- a CDS encoding RsmB/NOP family class I SAM-dependent RNA methyltransferase, whose product MSVTRSLVQTLSECIEHVLDTSLHADKALTQLLQNNPQWNLDERQYVVSNYYHIFRFKRLLAYLLEHEEMPLDGFGYWLTCQVVTAQPLPEWVDTERYNLEKLQSLIEQAPQAVRLSLPDWLNEVANEQLGEQWPAVASALNQSAQQYLRVNSLKSDIATVTESLAKEGIKVSHVALDSHVALKVESNSHLFRSQAFQSGWFEMQDAGSQQIVPFLEIQPGHKVVDACAGAGGKSLHIAALMENKGRLLSMDIHEHKLETLKQRAKRAGVHVAETRVIQNNKTIKRQKEKFDRVLLDVPCSGLGVLKRNPDTKWHLNSQNLDTLIALQTDILARYSQMCKVGGKLVYATCSILPSENEQQVERFLANNPNWRLEDSLRLLPGVNSEFDGFYAARLVKNS is encoded by the coding sequence GTGTCTGTAACTCGCTCGTTAGTCCAAACTCTGTCTGAGTGCATTGAACATGTGCTAGATACTTCTCTTCATGCCGATAAAGCATTAACTCAATTACTACAGAACAACCCTCAGTGGAACCTTGATGAAAGGCAGTATGTGGTGAGCAATTATTACCATATCTTCCGCTTTAAACGGTTACTGGCTTACCTACTTGAGCATGAAGAAATGCCGCTAGATGGCTTTGGCTACTGGTTAACTTGCCAAGTTGTTACAGCGCAGCCGCTTCCTGAGTGGGTGGATACTGAGCGTTATAATTTGGAAAAGCTACAAAGCTTAATTGAGCAGGCGCCTCAAGCCGTTCGTTTATCTTTACCTGATTGGTTAAACGAGGTTGCAAATGAGCAACTCGGTGAGCAGTGGCCAGCGGTTGCATCCGCGCTAAATCAAAGTGCTCAACAATATTTGCGAGTAAATAGCCTAAAAAGCGATATTGCGACTGTGACAGAGTCCTTAGCAAAAGAAGGGATCAAGGTTTCACACGTTGCGCTTGATTCTCATGTCGCGCTAAAAGTTGAGTCCAATAGCCATCTGTTCCGCTCTCAAGCATTTCAGTCTGGTTGGTTTGAAATGCAAGACGCAGGTTCTCAGCAAATCGTGCCTTTTTTAGAAATACAGCCTGGTCATAAAGTGGTTGATGCCTGTGCAGGCGCTGGTGGCAAGAGTTTGCATATAGCGGCGCTGATGGAGAATAAAGGTCGCTTGTTGTCTATGGACATCCATGAACATAAGCTCGAAACGCTGAAACAACGAGCGAAACGTGCAGGTGTGCATGTTGCTGAAACGCGCGTTATTCAAAACAATAAAACCATTAAACGCCAAAAAGAGAAGTTTGATCGCGTGCTATTGGATGTGCCGTGCTCAGGCCTTGGTGTATTAAAGCGTAATCCAGATACAAAGTGGCACTTGAATTCGCAAAATTTAGACACACTTATTGCTTTGCAAACCGATATTCTAGCGCGTTACAGTCAAATGTGTAAGGTGGGTGGCAAACTGGTGTATGCAACATGCTCAATTCTCCCTTCTGAAAATGAGCAGCAGGTTGAACGCTTTTTGGCAAATAACCCCAATTGGCGGTTAGAAGACTCACTACGTTTACTTCCAGGAGTAAATTCAGAGTTTGACGGTTTTTACGCCGCACGATTAGTAAAAAATAGTTAG